From one Microbulbifer sp. A4B17 genomic stretch:
- a CDS encoding MATE family efflux transporter, producing MSLSKSSPSLLEGSVSSHLQRLALPMVWGILAAMSFNIADTYFVSQLGDGPLAAMSFTFPVVMAINSFAIGLGAGTSSAVARVYGAGDIKNVRRLVTDASVLALLIAIVITAIGLATMRPLFELLGAGPDMLPLIADYMIPWYLGTIFVIVPTVALAALRAIGNSAVTGRIMVAVALLNLILDPILIFGLFGFPRLELQGAAIATIIVRALSFIAALYFVIKKEHLMTTPQWRLSGLLASWRKVLAVGLPAVLTNVIIPVSGGVVVALVAVHGEDAVAGLGVALRVEPLALIVFYALSSVVGPFMGQNAGAEKTDRLRETVSVLARFCLVFGAGLAVLLYFVAEPIVSLFSDSTEVLAVAVAYLTLVPLSYAGYGFVMSANAAFNGLGKPLPATVISFLRVLGLYLPLAWIGNSLWGMTGLFVATAASNLILGFVSWWWLRRDTHQRTAETTTSPELSTN from the coding sequence ATGTCTCTATCAAAAAGCAGCCCCTCACTGCTGGAAGGCTCAGTTTCAAGTCACTTACAGAGACTGGCGCTACCCATGGTCTGGGGCATTCTCGCTGCCATGTCCTTTAATATCGCCGATACCTATTTTGTCTCCCAGCTGGGCGATGGCCCCCTGGCGGCGATGAGTTTTACCTTCCCTGTAGTGATGGCCATAAACAGCTTTGCTATCGGTCTCGGCGCAGGTACCTCTTCGGCTGTGGCCCGGGTTTACGGCGCTGGGGATATAAAGAACGTTCGCCGCCTGGTAACCGACGCATCTGTACTGGCACTGCTGATTGCTATTGTGATTACTGCAATCGGCCTGGCCACCATGCGCCCTCTATTTGAGCTGCTGGGCGCCGGCCCCGATATGCTTCCGCTTATTGCCGATTACATGATCCCCTGGTATCTGGGAACCATCTTTGTCATTGTCCCGACCGTCGCGCTCGCCGCTCTTCGCGCCATTGGTAACAGTGCGGTAACCGGCCGTATTATGGTGGCGGTAGCCCTGCTGAACCTGATTCTGGACCCCATTTTGATTTTTGGGCTTTTCGGCTTTCCCCGACTTGAGCTCCAGGGAGCAGCTATCGCTACGATTATCGTGCGTGCCCTGAGCTTTATTGCTGCACTCTACTTCGTCATCAAAAAAGAACACCTGATGACAACCCCACAATGGCGGCTGAGCGGCCTCCTCGCATCCTGGCGCAAAGTGTTGGCTGTCGGGCTTCCGGCTGTGCTTACCAATGTCATTATTCCCGTATCGGGCGGTGTTGTGGTTGCACTCGTTGCCGTGCACGGCGAAGACGCCGTCGCGGGCCTGGGGGTAGCACTCCGGGTAGAACCCCTGGCACTCATTGTGTTTTACGCGCTTTCCTCCGTGGTTGGCCCCTTTATGGGACAGAATGCCGGGGCGGAAAAGACCGACCGCCTGCGGGAAACCGTGAGCGTACTGGCAAGATTCTGCCTGGTATTTGGAGCGGGACTGGCTGTGCTTCTCTACTTTGTTGCAGAACCTATCGTAAGTCTGTTCAGTGATTCCACCGAAGTTCTCGCCGTCGCTGTTGCCTACCTGACCCTGGTACCTCTCAGCTATGCCGGGTACGGCTTTGTGATGTCTGCCAATGCCGCATTCAATGGGCTAGGAAAACCGCTGCCTGCAACCGTCATTTCTTTCCTGCGGGTACTGGGCCTATACCTCCCCCTGGCCTGGATTGGAAACAGCCTGTGGGGCATGACCGGCCTGTTTGTCGCTACAGCAGCATCCAACCTGATTCTCGGCTTTGTTTCCTGGTGGTGGCTGCGCCGCGATACGCACCAGCGCACAGCAGAGACAACAACCAGCCCCGAGCTGTCAACCAACTGA
- the rimI gene encoding ribosomal protein S18-alanine N-acetyltransferase produces MTCLHYTELQLRSAVADDCASLAQLAKSAHSHPWSEAQYQQSLSAGHYCWVLIQGDDIIACCVIISLFDQAEILDIAVSPARRRQGLAEALLSSVKTELPSEIERVLLEVRVSNLAARSLYRKLGFSEDGIRKNYYPAQNGMREDAVLMSLALNDTQS; encoded by the coding sequence ATGACCTGTTTACATTACACTGAGCTACAGTTGCGCTCCGCCGTTGCCGACGACTGTGCCTCTCTGGCCCAGCTGGCAAAAAGTGCCCACAGTCATCCGTGGAGTGAAGCCCAATACCAGCAGAGTCTCAGCGCCGGCCACTACTGCTGGGTCCTGATCCAAGGCGATGACATTATCGCCTGTTGCGTGATCATTAGCCTGTTTGACCAGGCAGAAATCCTGGATATTGCCGTATCCCCAGCGCGACGCCGACAGGGCCTCGCCGAGGCATTATTGAGCAGCGTGAAAACGGAATTGCCCAGCGAAATTGAGCGAGTTTTGCTCGAGGTGCGGGTATCCAATCTCGCTGCGCGCTCCCTCTATCGCAAACTGGGTTTCTCTGAAGACGGGATACGCAAAAATTATTACCCCGCGCAAAATGGCATGCGCGAGGACGCTGTACTCATGAGTCTCGCTCTGAATGACACTCAGTCGTAG
- a CDS encoding 2-isopropylmalate synthase, giving the protein MSTKKDKLVIFDTTLRDGEQSPGASMTREEKIRIARMLERMRVDVIEAGFAIASPGDFESVKAVAEAVTESRVCSLARAINADIVRAGEALKNANASRIHTFIATSPIHMKYKLQMEPEAVLQQAVKAVQTARNFTDDVEFSLEDGSRSEPEFMYRIIEAVIAAGAGTINIPDTVGYGEPEEYGAMFRRVIENVPNSDKAIFSTHCHNDLGLAVANSLSAVMNGVRQVECTINGLGERAGNASLEEIVMAVQTRQDLYPVETGLDTSHIVPTSRMVSSITGFPVQPNKAIVGANAFAHESGIHQDGVLKHRETYEIMRAEDVGWGQNRLVLGKHSGRAAVRARYEDLGVDFADTEEFQQVFARFKDLADKKHEIFDEDLHSLVSGGESPVERFQLSDLDVRTKIGSAPQAFVSLTIDGEPRQTEASGGGPVDATFKAIEQLVNSGADLKLYSVNAVTQGTDSQGSVTVRLEKDGRLVNGVGADTDILIASAQAYMDALNLLASSESKKQGV; this is encoded by the coding sequence ATGAGCACTAAAAAAGATAAGTTAGTCATTTTTGATACCACTCTGCGCGATGGTGAGCAGAGTCCTGGCGCCTCTATGACGAGAGAGGAAAAAATTCGTATCGCCCGCATGCTCGAGAGAATGCGTGTCGATGTCATTGAGGCTGGATTCGCGATTGCCAGTCCCGGAGACTTCGAGTCGGTCAAGGCTGTCGCTGAAGCCGTTACCGAATCACGGGTTTGCAGCCTTGCCCGAGCGATCAATGCCGATATCGTGCGTGCTGGCGAAGCCCTGAAGAATGCCAACGCCTCGCGTATCCACACATTTATTGCCACTTCTCCAATCCATATGAAATACAAGCTGCAAATGGAACCGGAAGCGGTGTTGCAGCAGGCAGTGAAAGCGGTTCAAACAGCGCGCAACTTTACCGACGATGTGGAATTCTCCCTCGAGGATGGCAGCCGCTCTGAACCGGAATTTATGTATCGCATCATCGAAGCGGTTATCGCAGCAGGGGCCGGCACTATCAATATTCCCGACACCGTTGGTTACGGAGAACCGGAAGAATATGGGGCTATGTTCCGCCGCGTTATCGAAAACGTTCCCAACTCCGACAAAGCTATCTTTTCAACTCACTGTCACAACGACCTGGGCCTCGCCGTTGCCAACTCCCTGTCGGCCGTGATGAATGGTGTGCGCCAAGTGGAGTGCACCATCAATGGCCTGGGAGAACGCGCCGGTAATGCCTCCCTGGAAGAAATCGTTATGGCGGTACAAACCCGCCAGGATCTCTACCCGGTAGAAACAGGGCTGGATACCAGCCACATCGTGCCCACTTCGAGAATGGTGTCCTCGATTACCGGATTCCCGGTGCAACCCAACAAGGCCATTGTCGGCGCTAATGCATTTGCCCATGAGTCCGGTATTCACCAGGACGGTGTTCTGAAGCACCGCGAGACCTACGAAATCATGCGCGCTGAAGATGTCGGCTGGGGTCAAAACCGGCTGGTTCTCGGTAAACACTCCGGCCGAGCTGCCGTCCGCGCCCGCTACGAAGATCTGGGGGTAGATTTCGCCGATACCGAAGAATTCCAGCAGGTGTTTGCCCGCTTTAAAGACCTCGCCGACAAGAAACATGAGATCTTTGACGAAGACCTGCACTCTCTGGTGAGCGGAGGTGAGTCTCCGGTGGAGCGATTCCAACTGAGCGACCTGGATGTGCGCACCAAAATCGGCTCAGCCCCCCAGGCCTTTGTCAGCCTCACTATTGACGGAGAGCCCCGGCAGACTGAAGCCAGTGGCGGCGGACCCGTAGACGCCACCTTTAAAGCTATTGAACAGCTGGTAAACAGCGGCGCCGATTTAAAACTCTATTCTGTAAATGCGGTCACCCAGGGCACAGACTCCCAAGGGTCCGTCACAGTGCGCCTGGAGAAGGACGGCCGCCTGGTCAACGGCGTTGGCGCGGATACAGACATCCTGATTGCCTCAGCACAAGCCTACATGGATGCGTTAAACTTGCTCGCCAGCAGTGAGAGTAAGAAACAGGGCGTATAA
- a CDS encoding MarR family winged helix-turn-helix transcriptional regulator: MVVCDDDSGELALNRQLCFALYAASRAMTRAYQPMLKELGITYPQYLVLMVLWEWSNTQAPSEEEQSVSALGQRLMLDSGTLTPLLKRMEQNGLVKRRRSNLDERITLITVTEEGLALKPRAREWVKSQLDSSRISRSEVEQLHGDLWQFLHKLTDTTP; this comes from the coding sequence ATGGTTGTCTGTGATGACGATTCCGGCGAGCTGGCACTGAACCGTCAGCTGTGTTTTGCCCTCTACGCCGCATCGCGAGCCATGACCCGCGCCTACCAGCCGATGCTAAAAGAGTTGGGAATCACCTATCCGCAATATCTGGTTTTAATGGTGTTGTGGGAGTGGTCCAACACTCAAGCGCCATCGGAAGAAGAGCAGAGCGTCAGTGCACTGGGGCAGAGGCTGATGCTGGATTCCGGCACCTTGACCCCGCTGCTTAAGCGAATGGAGCAAAACGGCCTGGTCAAACGTCGCCGCAGCAATCTGGATGAACGGATAACCCTGATCACTGTGACAGAGGAAGGCCTTGCCCTTAAACCAAGAGCCAGAGAGTGGGTGAAATCACAGCTGGACAGCAGCCGTATCAGCCGCAGCGAGGTGGAGCAACTTCACGGAGACCTGTGGCAGTTTCTGCATAAATTGACCGATACCACCCCTTAA
- a CDS encoding glutathione peroxidase produces the protein MTDLYSIPVQTADGQKTTLADYKDKVVLVVNTASKCGFTKQYAGLEDLYKKYKDRGFTVLGFPCNQFGKQEPGSDEEIQEFCELNFGVSFPVYAKLDVNGDEAHPLFVELKKRAPGLLGTEGIKWNFTKFLIGKNGEDVKRYAPKDAPASLEAEIEQML, from the coding sequence ATGACCGATCTCTACTCAATCCCCGTGCAAACCGCTGATGGGCAAAAGACCACTCTTGCCGATTACAAAGACAAGGTGGTGCTAGTTGTTAATACAGCCAGCAAGTGTGGCTTTACCAAGCAATACGCGGGTCTGGAGGATTTATACAAAAAATACAAAGACCGTGGATTTACCGTCCTGGGCTTTCCCTGCAATCAATTTGGCAAGCAGGAACCCGGTAGCGATGAGGAGATTCAGGAGTTTTGTGAACTGAACTTTGGAGTCAGCTTTCCCGTCTACGCCAAGCTGGACGTCAATGGCGATGAAGCTCACCCACTGTTTGTGGAGCTCAAGAAACGTGCGCCGGGCCTATTGGGAACCGAAGGCATTAAGTGGAATTTCACTAAGTTCTTGATCGGCAAGAATGGCGAGGATGTTAAACGCTACGCACCAAAGGATGCACCGGCATCCCTGGAAGCAGAAATCGAGCAAATGCTCTGA
- a CDS encoding cytochrome c/FTR1 family iron permease, whose product MRLTLHLARLLVALLAITVLPVQAQASGLSEQELRQLMQMAEYIGVDYPEAVADGEIISDDEFAEMQEFAEVLIDRGAQLQESPEAAMIRTEADELQAAILRKANVQEVQTHTAKLRQGLLSIAPALSLPTALSSVDESRAIYQAQCVTCHGIEGKGDGPLAAQLEPAPTNFYELERAENRSLLGLYDAISNGIDGTAMTAFKNLNEQQRWSLAFYVGGLAFQGEVGEGEGAEPSLQDIVMYSPNVLQSDRPELSGAAVASLRADPTPFFAGEESLGAQPIEIARAQLEKSLVAYQEGNYDHARTLAISAYLDGFEMAESSLDSLDADLRKATERELLGLRSQLNVDSNPEQVRAQVQVILEQLGRAESLMQETTLSAGALFIASLVILLREGLEALLVVIALTTILVKTGRRDALKFVHFGWISAAVAGVVTWVAAQSLVSISGASREVMEGVAALLAAVVLFYVGFWMHSKTQADQWQQYIHNSINRSLSAGALWGIAGLAFVAVYREIFETILFYQALLVQTASSQYSALWGGLAAGAILLVVLGIAFVRFSARLPIGKFFSMTTYLLLALSFVLAGKAVAALQEAAWIAISPLPVNLSFDWLGIYPTWQGVGVQGAILLVALWLLLKGGRSDSSSAKAA is encoded by the coding sequence ATGCGCCTCACCCTACACTTGGCCCGCCTGCTAGTGGCGCTATTGGCCATTACGGTTCTACCCGTCCAAGCCCAGGCCTCCGGCCTATCTGAGCAGGAATTGCGCCAGCTGATGCAGATGGCAGAGTACATCGGTGTGGATTACCCGGAAGCGGTGGCAGACGGGGAGATCATTAGTGACGATGAGTTTGCAGAGATGCAGGAGTTTGCTGAGGTGCTGATCGATCGCGGCGCCCAACTGCAAGAATCGCCCGAAGCGGCGATGATCCGCACCGAGGCGGATGAGCTGCAAGCGGCGATTCTTCGCAAGGCCAATGTGCAGGAAGTGCAAACGCATACCGCCAAGTTGCGTCAGGGACTCCTGTCTATCGCCCCCGCGCTGTCTCTGCCCACTGCATTGTCGAGTGTGGATGAAAGTCGCGCTATCTACCAGGCGCAGTGTGTCACCTGCCATGGTATCGAGGGTAAAGGGGATGGCCCCTTGGCAGCACAGTTGGAGCCGGCGCCGACAAACTTCTACGAGTTGGAGCGCGCTGAAAATCGCTCCCTGCTGGGCCTTTACGATGCTATCAGTAACGGTATCGATGGCACTGCAATGACCGCCTTCAAAAACCTGAATGAGCAGCAACGTTGGTCCCTGGCATTTTATGTTGGCGGCCTGGCTTTCCAAGGTGAAGTGGGGGAGGGCGAAGGCGCTGAGCCGAGCTTGCAGGATATCGTGATGTACAGTCCCAATGTGCTGCAGAGTGATCGCCCGGAACTGTCCGGCGCGGCAGTTGCTTCCCTGCGTGCCGACCCCACACCCTTCTTTGCTGGTGAAGAGAGCCTCGGCGCCCAGCCGATTGAGATAGCCCGTGCGCAACTGGAAAAGTCCTTGGTGGCCTACCAGGAAGGTAACTACGATCACGCTCGCACCCTGGCTATTAGTGCCTACCTGGACGGTTTTGAGATGGCGGAGAGCTCTCTGGATTCCCTCGACGCCGATCTACGTAAAGCCACTGAACGGGAGCTGCTCGGGCTGCGCAGTCAGCTGAATGTCGATAGTAACCCTGAGCAAGTCAGGGCTCAGGTACAGGTAATTCTTGAGCAACTGGGGCGCGCCGAATCTTTAATGCAGGAGACAACTCTCTCTGCGGGTGCACTATTTATTGCCAGCTTGGTGATTCTTCTGCGCGAAGGTCTCGAGGCGCTGCTGGTTGTGATTGCACTGACAACGATCCTGGTAAAAACCGGTCGTCGCGATGCGTTGAAATTTGTTCACTTCGGTTGGATCAGCGCCGCGGTCGCAGGTGTTGTTACTTGGGTTGCCGCACAGAGTTTGGTTTCCATCAGTGGCGCCAGCCGGGAGGTTATGGAAGGGGTCGCAGCGCTTCTGGCCGCAGTTGTGCTCTTCTATGTAGGTTTCTGGATGCACAGTAAGACCCAGGCCGATCAGTGGCAGCAATATATCCATAACAGCATCAACCGCAGCCTTAGCGCTGGCGCCCTGTGGGGCATCGCCGGTCTCGCTTTTGTCGCTGTGTACCGCGAAATTTTTGAAACCATCCTCTTCTACCAAGCTCTACTGGTGCAAACAGCTTCCAGTCAGTACAGCGCCCTGTGGGGTGGTCTCGCTGCCGGTGCGATATTGCTGGTTGTGTTGGGCATTGCTTTTGTGCGCTTCTCTGCTCGCTTGCCTATTGGCAAGTTCTTCTCCATGACGACCTATTTATTGTTGGCGTTGTCATTTGTTCTTGCGGGCAAGGCAGTCGCGGCACTGCAAGAAGCGGCGTGGATTGCGATTTCCCCGCTGCCGGTAAATCTCAGCTTCGACTGGTTGGGTATCTACCCGACTTGGCAAGGTGTTGGCGTTCAGGGGGCGATACTGCTTGTCGCTCTGTGGTTGCTACTGAAAGGCGGCCGCTCAGATTCCAGTTCCGCTAAAGCAGCCTAA
- a CDS encoding MFS transporter translates to MAQSNQFKLLASRRFMPLFLSLLSSVFNDNLFKNSLLVILAFHLAKAEANTLINLASSLYVIPYFLFSLAAGQLADKYEKGRVIRIIKAAEILIGVLGAIALLTDDRVLSFIVLILFATHTAFFSPVRYAILPQHLKQSELLGGNGLAQVASFSGVLVGTIVGTLLAGDVGQGKPGLLYLSLVMVTVAILGYLASRAIPLAPSSAPNLKIDWNPISQTLRIMREVIKTPTVFYAIIANSWFWLFSTAYLTQVPSYVRNVLGASEPIITILLCCLTVGVATGSLMCESLSRGRIELGLVTVGGLGMTVAGLWLGILSGDYQMLSNASLIQFLQSDGGFIILFITTFLGIAGGIFIVPLYTVIQERTAEQIRAQVISVNNVLNAVFVVIISFAIIGLLGPVGMTIPQVFTLLAVLNFALLVLLLLRMPEMLFDTLSWLTYILPRRTKYEGIEQIPSEGSALLIARYSNLLTPFIVSGATQRKVRFIPSDAITNSPRLHALLRKSDYFPKNYYEVEASELKRKHNAIHEAEANRDILCILIEENSRKEITELVTLLKENFQSTSLPLIPLSIQGSFGYKRNLKTIVQAGNPIPLSEISPELLSDNLKGAE, encoded by the coding sequence ATGGCTCAAAGCAACCAGTTCAAGCTCCTCGCCAGTCGCCGCTTTATGCCACTGTTTCTCTCACTTTTAAGCAGTGTTTTTAATGACAACCTGTTTAAAAACTCCCTGCTAGTCATACTGGCATTTCATTTAGCCAAAGCAGAAGCCAATACACTGATTAACCTCGCCAGTAGCCTCTATGTCATACCGTATTTTCTATTTTCACTAGCCGCTGGACAATTGGCTGACAAGTATGAAAAGGGTCGTGTCATTAGAATTATTAAAGCCGCCGAAATACTAATCGGTGTCCTCGGGGCCATTGCACTACTCACTGATGACCGGGTTTTAAGCTTCATTGTATTGATACTTTTTGCCACCCACACAGCCTTCTTTAGCCCCGTCAGGTATGCCATCTTACCTCAGCACCTAAAGCAATCAGAATTACTCGGAGGAAATGGTTTAGCTCAGGTTGCATCCTTTTCCGGAGTACTGGTTGGAACAATTGTCGGCACCCTCCTAGCCGGTGATGTGGGCCAGGGAAAACCTGGGCTTTTATATCTGAGCCTGGTGATGGTCACTGTCGCCATACTTGGCTATCTCGCCAGTAGGGCAATTCCCCTAGCTCCTTCCTCAGCTCCCAACTTGAAAATAGATTGGAACCCCATTAGCCAAACTCTGAGAATCATGCGGGAAGTGATTAAAACGCCCACGGTGTTTTACGCAATTATTGCAAACTCCTGGTTCTGGTTATTTAGCACTGCATACCTAACCCAGGTTCCCAGTTATGTAAGAAATGTACTTGGCGCCAGTGAGCCAATAATCACGATACTCCTCTGCTGCCTGACAGTTGGCGTTGCAACTGGCTCACTGATGTGTGAAAGCCTGTCCCGCGGGCGTATTGAGCTGGGATTGGTTACAGTCGGTGGGCTGGGTATGACTGTGGCAGGACTTTGGTTGGGTATCCTATCGGGCGATTATCAAATGCTCTCCAACGCATCCCTCATCCAGTTTCTACAGAGTGATGGTGGATTTATCATCCTATTTATCACAACTTTTCTCGGTATAGCCGGCGGTATATTTATCGTTCCGCTATACACTGTTATTCAAGAAAGAACAGCAGAACAAATTCGCGCGCAGGTTATTTCTGTCAATAATGTCCTTAATGCCGTATTTGTAGTCATTATTTCTTTTGCTATTATTGGGCTACTCGGACCTGTGGGAATGACAATTCCCCAGGTATTTACCCTGCTGGCCGTACTAAATTTCGCCCTTTTAGTACTCCTGCTTCTTCGAATGCCGGAAATGTTATTTGATACCCTTTCTTGGCTTACCTATATCCTGCCCAGGCGCACGAAATACGAGGGGATTGAGCAAATCCCTAGCGAAGGTTCAGCACTTCTAATTGCTCGCTACTCTAACCTGCTAACCCCATTTATTGTTAGCGGGGCAACGCAACGCAAGGTTCGCTTTATCCCCAGCGACGCCATTACTAACAGCCCTAGGCTTCATGCACTTTTACGCAAAAGTGACTATTTCCCCAAAAACTACTATGAAGTCGAAGCTTCAGAACTCAAGAGAAAGCACAATGCGATTCATGAGGCAGAGGCAAACAGGGATATTCTGTGCATCCTGATCGAAGAAAATAGCAGGAAAGAAATTACAGAGCTTGTCACGCTGCTCAAGGAAAATTTTCAAAGCACATCATTGCCACTTATCCCTCTATCGATCCAAGGTTCGTTTGGCTATAAACGAAATCTAAAGACAATAGTTCAGGCTGGCAACCCAATACCACTTTCAGAAATTTCTCCAGAATTGCTATCCGATAACCTGAAGGGTGCCGAATAA
- a CDS encoding MFS transporter produces the protein MANQSQFHLLTSRRFLPFFCTQFLGAFNDNVYKNALIVMIAFRLMESEANALINLAAGLFILPFFLFSASAGQIADKYDKGRLIRWIKLGEICIGALGVFALFSGSNSLCLTVLFLLGIQSAFFGPVKYAIIPQHLKRSELIGGNALVEMGTFVAILTGTIVGSLLAGLTGQGQQGILYLGLVIMGAATLGYMASRSIPAAPAPTPNLEINPNPITQTHKILRASADTPSIFYSIIGISWFWLMGAAYLTQIPSFTKNVLGGSESVVTLLLCSFTIGIAIGSLICERLSSGFIELGLVPVGAAGLTISGIALGIVGGNFTELHEASFTAFLSTDGAYSLLSCLVLLGMFGGLYIVPLYTMIQDRSDPTIRAQIISVNNILNALFMVVSALLGILFLNMLGATIPQFFLVIALMNAAVAIFVFAKVPEFAMRFLIWALSHTMYRVKHQGLEQIPAEGPALIACNHVSYVDALLLAGAVRRPIRFIMYKPIYEIPILHFVFKTGRAIPICSKQKDPEGYEQAFKAIEEGLKNGDLLCIFPEGQLTKDGELQPFKAGIEKILERTPVPVIPMALQGLWGSFFSHKDGHAFTTLPKRFWSRVSVVAGRPVEAASAKAEALYRQVLGLRGERR, from the coding sequence ATGGCTAACCAGTCTCAGTTTCATCTTCTCACTAGCCGCCGCTTTTTGCCGTTCTTCTGCACCCAGTTCCTGGGCGCCTTCAACGACAATGTTTATAAAAATGCTCTAATTGTCATGATCGCCTTTCGCCTGATGGAAAGCGAAGCGAATGCATTAATTAACCTGGCTGCTGGTTTGTTTATTCTTCCCTTTTTCTTATTTTCTGCCTCAGCCGGTCAGATCGCAGACAAATACGACAAGGGAAGGTTAATACGTTGGATTAAACTGGGAGAGATCTGTATAGGTGCACTTGGTGTTTTTGCCCTATTTAGCGGCAGCAACTCACTCTGTTTGACCGTTCTCTTTCTTCTGGGCATACAGTCCGCCTTTTTTGGCCCGGTGAAGTACGCGATTATCCCGCAACACTTAAAGCGCTCTGAATTGATAGGCGGCAATGCTTTGGTAGAAATGGGGACATTTGTGGCCATTTTGACGGGAACGATTGTCGGCAGCCTACTCGCTGGCCTCACAGGCCAGGGGCAACAGGGAATCCTCTACTTAGGCCTGGTAATTATGGGAGCGGCTACCCTGGGATACATGGCCAGCCGCTCAATCCCTGCAGCACCAGCCCCCACACCCAACCTTGAAATAAACCCTAACCCCATTACTCAAACCCATAAAATACTCCGTGCCAGCGCGGATACTCCCTCAATTTTCTACTCCATTATTGGAATATCTTGGTTTTGGTTAATGGGAGCAGCCTATCTGACACAAATTCCCAGTTTTACCAAGAATGTCCTAGGTGGCAGTGAGTCAGTGGTTACATTGCTGCTGTGCAGTTTTACCATTGGTATTGCCATTGGGTCCTTAATCTGCGAGCGCCTCTCCAGTGGATTTATTGAACTTGGCCTGGTGCCTGTTGGCGCTGCTGGACTAACCATAAGTGGCATCGCCCTGGGTATTGTCGGAGGGAACTTCACTGAACTCCATGAAGCCAGCTTTACTGCATTTCTAAGTACTGACGGGGCATACTCTCTTCTCAGTTGTCTGGTGCTACTGGGGATGTTTGGGGGGCTTTACATCGTTCCTCTGTACACCATGATCCAGGACCGATCCGACCCGACAATTCGTGCACAAATTATCTCCGTAAACAATATTTTGAACGCCCTCTTCATGGTGGTTTCGGCTCTACTTGGAATTCTGTTCCTCAATATGCTGGGTGCGACCATACCGCAGTTCTTTCTTGTTATTGCACTGATGAATGCGGCAGTCGCCATTTTTGTGTTCGCCAAAGTACCAGAGTTTGCGATGCGCTTTTTGATCTGGGCTCTTTCCCACACTATGTACCGGGTAAAGCACCAAGGGCTTGAACAGATACCTGCTGAGGGACCAGCCCTAATCGCTTGTAATCATGTGAGTTATGTCGACGCACTACTGCTCGCTGGCGCTGTCCGCCGCCCTATCCGCTTTATTATGTACAAGCCCATCTATGAAATCCCAATTTTGCACTTCGTCTTCAAAACTGGCCGGGCAATTCCAATTTGCTCCAAGCAGAAAGACCCTGAGGGGTATGAACAGGCTTTTAAAGCGATTGAGGAGGGACTAAAAAACGGAGACCTTCTCTGCATATTCCCCGAAGGGCAATTGACCAAAGATGGCGAGCTACAGCCATTTAAAGCTGGTATAGAAAAGATTTTGGAAAGAACCCCTGTACCCGTTATTCCTATGGCCCTCCAGGGTCTCTGGGGAAGCTTTTTCAGTCATAAAGACGGCCATGCCTTCACCACATTGCCTAAGCGCTTTTGGTCGCGGGTCAGCGTCGTTGCCGGCAGGCCTGTTGAAGCAGCCAGTGCCAAAGCAGAAGCTCTATACCGCCAGGTATTAGGCCTGCGCGGAGAGAGACGTTAG